In Myxocyprinus asiaticus isolate MX2 ecotype Aquarium Trade chromosome 8, UBuf_Myxa_2, whole genome shotgun sequence, a single genomic region encodes these proteins:
- the LOC127445004 gene encoding CMRF35-like molecule 9 isoform X5, whose product MWNLLVFFTCMVTAVGSDVVDLPSKISGYRGKRVDINCTYEAGYETHLKFFCKGTCIFGIKNIIIESESPAKDERFSLIDDRRARVFTVTITDLRTEDEGIYWCAVSRIGLLPDVYSQILLFVKHGATTLEVPAVTPFPNTSYYFSTSELNLQATTSTGSFLIIITTAVLAVVLIGLSLVIVVVRKKKQTDTQSHISSTTERFHPAFRKGELMEYENVTPTVLPDSPTADNAKASATVEIQRPTNTEPGIMADPNRNSNYINVPLGITDSLDRELDASRSSHVYQCLTIDSSQQSVYHSINRTAD is encoded by the exons ATGTGGAACCTCCTGGTCTTCTTCACTTGCATGGTAACAG CTGTTGGTTCAGATGTTGTAGATTTGCCATCTAAAATATCTGGATACAGAGGAAAGAGAGTTGACATCAATTGTACCTATGAAGCTGGATATGAAacacatttaaagtttttttgcaaAGGCACATGTATCTTTGGGATTAAAAACATCATAATTGAATCAGAATCTCCAGCTAAAGATGAGAGATTCTCTCTGATTGATGACAGAAGAGCCAGAGTTTTCACTGTCACCATCACTGATCTGAGAACAGAGGATGAAGGCATATACTGGTGTGCAGTGAGCAGGATTGGACTATTACCTGATGTCTAttcacagattttgttgtttgttaAACATG GTGCCACGACTCTTGAGGTACCAGCTGTCACCCCCTTTCCAAACACTTCATATTATTTCAGTACATCAGAATTGAATCTACAAGCCACCACCTCAACAG gtTCATTTTTGATCATCATCACTACTGCGGTTTTGGCTGTGGTCTTGATTGGTCTTTCTTTGGTTATAGTGGTTGTACGAAAGAAAAAGCAGACTG ATACACAATCACACATCTCCTCCACCACTGAACGGTTTCATCCGGCATTTAGAAAAGGAGAACTG ATGGAATATGAGAACGTGACCCCAACAGTCCTTCCAGATTCACCCACAGCTGATAATGCTAAAGCTTCTGCTACAGTGGAGATTCAGAGACCAACAAACACAGAACCAGGAATCATGGCTGATCCTAATAGAAATTCCAACTACATAAATGTTCCTCTGGGAATAACAGATAGTCTGGATCGAGAACTGGATGCTAGTAGAAGCAGTCATGTGTATCAGTGTCTTACAATAGATTCTAGTCAACAGTCAGTCTATCACAGTATTAATCGAACTGCAGACTGA